From the Lathyrus oleraceus cultivar Zhongwan6 chromosome 4, CAAS_Psat_ZW6_1.0, whole genome shotgun sequence genome, one window contains:
- the LOC127135509 gene encoding uncharacterized protein LOC127135509, which translates to QRENPPVFKGKHDPDAALGWLKEIERIFRVMDCTPAQKVRYGTHMLAVEADDWEFMRKYYPEDVRGKKEIEFLELKQGNMSVTDYAAKFVELSKFYPHYTGAGAEFSKCIKFENGLRSEIKKAVGYQKIRIFTELVDSCRIFEEDNNAHYKIVSDRRGKQHQNRGKPYDAPVGKGKQGAAPAQRTSRGGAPAGIVCFKCGQAGHKSNVCTAEVKRCFRCGKTGHAIADCKHKEMICFNYGEEGHIGSQCQKPKKSQTGKVFALTGTQTSSEDRLIRGTCFINGTPLITIIDTGATHCFISANCARRLGLKLSALDGELIVETPAKGSITTSLVCLKCPLSIFDKDFYVDLVCLPLDGMDVILGMNWLEYNYVHINCHHKSVRFSTPEEEGVDLLPFRELQKLMKEGAQMFSLMATLSVESKAKIEELLVVKEFPEVFPDEIPSVPPEREVKFTIDLVPGTRPVSMAPYRMSASELYELKKQLEDL; encoded by the exons caaagagagaatccgccggtgtttaaagggaagcatgatccagatgcagccttgggatggttgaaagagatcgagagaatcttccgtgttatggattgcactccagctcagaaggttcggtatggtactcacatgctagcagtcgaagctgatgactg ggaattcatgagaaagtattatccggaagatgtccgtggtaagaaagaaattgagttccttgagctgaagcaaggaaacatgtctgtcactgattatgctgcaaaatttgtggagttgtccaaattttatcctcattacactggtgctggtgctgaattttcaaagtgcatcaagtttgaaaacggactgcgctctgaaattaagaaggctgttgggtatcagaagatacgcatttttactgaattggttgatagctgcaggatatttgaagaagacaataatgctcattacaagattgtcagtgaccgcaggggcaagcaacatcaaaaccgtggcaagccgtatgatgctccagtgggaaaagggaaacaaggagctgctccggctcagaggactagtaggggaggtgcccctgctggtatagtttgctttaaatgtggtcaggctggtcataagagtaatgtatgcactgctgaagtaaagaggtgttttcgctgtggtaagactggccatgcaatagctgattgcaagcacaaggaaatgatttgttttaattatggcgaagaagggcatattggaagtcagtgtcagaagccaaagaaatctcaaactggaaaggtgttcgcattgaccggaactcaaacctccagtgaggacagacttatccgaggtacatgtttcataaatggtactcctttaattactattattgataccggtgctacacactgttttatttctgctaactgtgctcgaagactgggtttaaaattgtccgctttggatggtgaattgattgttgagaccccagctaagggatcaataactacttctttggtatgtttaaaatgtcctttgtcgatcttcgataaagatttctatgttgatttagtatgtttgccgttggatgggatggatgtaattcttggtatgaactggttagagtataattatgttcatataaattgtcatcataagtcggtgaggttttccactcctgaagaggaaggagttgacttattacctttcagagaattgcaaaaattgatgaaagagggagctcagatgttttctttgatggcgacgttgtcggttgagagtaaagctaagattgaggaactgttagtggtgaaagaattccctgaagtttttcctgatgaaattcctagtgtgcctccagagagggaagttaaatttactattgatctggtacctggtactaggcctgtttcgatggcaccgtatagaatgtcggcatctgaattgtatgaattaaagaagcaattggaagactta
- the LOC127137342 gene encoding uncharacterized protein LOC127137342 produces MVEVVENKSRAGLGFQRGLATFQRENPPVFKGKHDPDAALGWLKEIERIFRVMDCTPAQKVRYGTHMLAVEADDWEFMRKYYPEDVRGKKEIEFLELKQGNMSVTDYAAKFVELSKFYPHYTGAGAEFSKCIKFENGLRSEIKKAVGYQKIRIFTELVDSCRIFEEDNNAHYKIVSDRRGKQHQNRGKPYDAPVGKGKQGAAPAQRTSRGGAPAGIVCFKCGQAGHKSNVCTAEVKRCFRCGKTGHAIADCKHKEMICFNYGEEGHIGSQCQKPKKSQTGKVFALTGTQTSSEDRLIRGTCFINGTPLITIIDTGATHCFISANCARRLGLKLSALDGELIVETPAKGSITTSLVCLKCPLSIFDKDFYVDLVCLPLDGMDVILGMNWLEYNYVHINCHHKSVRFSTPEEEGVDLLPFRELQKLMKEGAQMFSLMATLSVESKAKIEELLVVKEFPEVFPDEIPSVPPEREVKFTIDLVPGTRPVSMAPYRMSASELYELKKQLEDL; encoded by the exons gcttggcgacttttcaaagagagaatccgccggtgtttaaagggaagcatgatccagatgcagccttgggatggttgaaagagatcgagagaatcttccgtgttatggattgcactccagctcagaaggttcggtatggtactcacatgctagcagtcgaagctgatgactg ggaattcatgagaaagtattatccggaagatgtccgtggtaagaaagaaattgagttccttgagctgaagcaaggaaacatgtctgtcactgattatgctgcaaaatttgtggagttgtccaaattttatcctcattacactggtgctggtgctgaattttcaaagtgcatcaagtttgaaaacggactgcgctctgaaattaagaaggctgttgggtatcagaagatacgcatttttactgaattggttgatagctgcaggatatttgaagaagacaataatgctcattacaagattgtcagtgaccgcaggggcaagcaacatcaaaaccgtggcaagccgtatgatgctccagtgggaaaagggaaacaaggagctgctccggctcagaggactagtaggggaggtgcccctgctggtatagtttgctttaaatgtggtcaggctggtcataagagtaatgtatgcactgctgaagtaaagaggtgttttcgctgtggtaagactggccatgcaatagctgattgcaagcacaaggaaatgatttgttttaattatggcgaagaagggcatattggaagtcagtgtcagaagccaaagaaatctcaaactggaaaggtgttcgcattgaccggaactcaaacctccagtgaggacagacttatccgaggtacatgtttcataaatggtactcctttaattactattattgataccggtgctacacactgttttatttctgctaactgtgctcgaagactgggtttaaaattgtccgctttggatggtgaattgattgttgagaccccagctaagggatcaataactacttctttggtatgtttaaaatgtcctttgtcgatcttcgataaagatttctatgttgatttagtatgtttgccgttggatgggatggatgtaattcttggtatgaactggttagagtataattatgttcatataaattgtcatcataagtcggtgaggttttccactcctgaagaggaaggagttgacttattacctttcagagaattgcaaaaattgatgaaagagggagctcagatgttttctttgatggcgacgttgtcggttgagagtaaagctaagattgaggaactgttagtggtgaaagaattccctgaagtttttcctgatgaaattcctagtgtgcctccagagagggaagttaaatttactattgatctggtacctggtactaggcctgtttcgatggcaccgtatagaatgtcggcatctgaattgtatgaattaaagaagcaattggaagactta